From the Penicillium oxalicum strain HP7-1 chromosome V, whole genome shotgun sequence genome, one window contains:
- a CDS encoding Translocation protein SEC62, protein MAQMAAMQQQFAAEAARRGLTPEQFAQQQRDQLTADAAKQGLTPEQYIAQLRMRALQAHQQQMEAQRQAQGSPQPGQPQQPGQPGQLGQPGQPAQQPQPQAPQPAQAQQQTHQVPVQPGQPADPKAVALANFLRSQNLKPRTCILDGQRKEMFKVKRAIRAIESPAYAKATAKKNSLLPPVTDRASAENVFKLLPLSLLALRVSKVDPHEGHNHAKPKNRVKGQWTVKIEQHQDVNPMMHYVWLYEGPQWKQKAMAAAVVAGIFAVVLFPLWPVMLRQGVWYLSVGMMGLLGLFFAMAIFRLILFCITVFAVPPGLWLFPNLFEDVGFFDSFKPLWGWQETKKKKSKKSKTSSDAKATATATENSPDAASATTTSAETTAPANATPVKRDLAPRVEEVEE, encoded by the exons ATGGCGCAGATGGCCGCGATGCAACAACAGTtcgccgccgaagccgcAAGGCGAGGACTGACACCAGAGCAATTTGCACAGCAACAGCGGGACCAACTGACTGCCGATGCCGCCAAGCAGGGACTTACTCCTGAGCAATACATTGCGCAACTGCGCATGCGAGCGCTTCAGGCACACCAGCAGCAAATGGAGGCCCAGCGCCAGGCTCAAGGATCGCCTCAACCAGGTCAACCACAGCAACCGGGACAGCCGGGACAGCTAGGACAGCCAGGGCAGCCAGCCCAACAACCACAGCCCCAAGCGCCGCAGCCAGCTCAGGCCCAACAACAGACACACCAGGTGCCTGTTCAGCCTGGACAACCAGCCGACCCCAAGGCAGTGGCCTTGGCCAACTTCCTCCGGTCGCAGAACCTGAAGCCTCGCACTTGTATTTTGGACGGTCAGCGCAAAGAAATGTTCAAGG TCAAGCGAGCCATTCGAGCCATCGAGTCACCCGCTTACGCCAAAGCTACCGCCAAGAAGAATTCGCTACTCCCACCGGTGACAGATCGCGCGTCTGCTGAGAACGTTTTCAAACTGCTGCCGCTCTCTTTGCTGGCTCTCCGTGTCAGCAAGGTGGATCCTCACGAGGGACACAACCACGCGAAGCCAAAGAACCGAGTGAAGGGCCAATGGACTGTGAAGATTGAGCAGCACCAAGACGTGAATCCCATGATGCACTACGTGTGGCTTTATGAGGGTCCTCAGTGGAAGCAAAAGGCTATGGCTGCGGCCGTTGTCGCCGGTATCTTTGCTGTTGTCCTTTTCCCTCTGTGGCCCGTCATGTTGCGCCAGGGTGTCTGGTACCTCAGTGTGGGCATGATGGGGCTGCTCGGTCTTTTCTTCGCCATGGCGATCTTCCGGCTGATTCTTTTCTGCATTACTGTCTTCGCTGTCCCTCCCGGTCTGTGGCTCTTCCCCAACCTCTTTGAGGACGTTGGTTTCTTTGACAGTTTCAAGCCTCTGTGGGGCTGGCAGGAG acaaagaagaagaagagcaagaagtcTAAGACCTCCTCTGATGCCAAGGCTACTGCTACCGCTACGGAAAATTCCCCTGATGCTGCCTCCGCCACCACAACCTCGGCTGAGACGACAGCTCCAGCCAATGCTACCCCGGTGAAGCGTGATCTGGCCCCCCGGGTGGAAGAGGTGGAGGAGTAA
- a CDS encoding NADPH:adrenodoxin oxidoreductase — protein sequence MLKQVSICAGFTRNLGPSHGLPPRFKPVVSSVAGFRRLSSHAAQPNRPYRVAVVGSGPAGFYAASRLLSKNQDTYVDMFEKLPVPFGLARYGVAPDHPEVKNCEDKFEEVALSPRFNFVGNIDLGNDLPLAALKPHYDAILFAYGASQDRELGIPGENVHRSVYSARSFVGWYNGLPEHRDLEPNLTSGEDAVIVGQGNVALDVARILLSGVDALKHTDITDYALETLSKSRIRRVRVVGRRGPLQASFTIKEIRELLQLPNVAFDPISNDVFPPDEVVAGLPRAQKRLMQLLAKGSINDPSTATKSWSLDFLLSPDSLHYSPTDPSHLTHAMFARNELDPADPYSPSSKVTAQILPNGERAMVDLQSSVFFRSVGYKSLALPGMQDLGIEFDARRGVIPNDGLGRVISPSGMGSLQDLPDGSMIALLPGLYCAGWVKRGPTGVIASTMADAFTTADSVLHDLTSEQIDRSGNTGLGWEGLEPEAVQRGLRTTSWQDWQRIDAAERQRGQERGKIREKFGRVEEMLAVLE from the exons ATGCTCAAACAAGTTTCTATTTGTGCGGGCTTTACGAGAAATCTAGGGCCATCGCACGGGCTTCCACCGAGGTTCAAGCCAGTAGTCTCATCAGTCGCCGGATTCCGCCGTTTGAGCAGTCATGCGGCTCAGCCCAACCGGCCATATCGCGTTGCAGTTGTGGGGTCTGGCCCTGCTGGATTCTATGCAGCATCGCGGCTGCTGAGCAAAAACCAGGATACCTACGTGGACATGTTCGAGAAGCTCCCAGTTCCATTCGGATTGGCTCGATACGGCGTGGCCCCGGACCATCCCGAAGTAAAG AATTGCGAGGACAAATTTGAAGAAGTCGCGCTCTCGCCCCGCTTTAACTTTGTCGGAAATATTGATCTCGGCAACGATCTCCCTCTCGCAGCCTTGAAGCCCCACTACGATGCCATTCTTTTCGCATATGGTGCCTCTCAAGACAGAGAGCTGGGGATTCCTGGAGAGAATGTCCACCGGAGCGTTTATTCGGCCCGATCGTTTGTTGGGTGGTACAATGGACTGCCGGAGCATCGTGATCTCGAGCCCAACCTGACGAGTGGCGAGGATGCGGTCATCGTGGGCCAAGGCAATGTCGCTTTAGACGTGGCTCGGATCTTGCTTTCGGGTGTAGATGCTCTGAAACATACCGATATTACGGACTATGCTTTGGAGACGCTCTCGAAAAGCCGAATCCGGCGTGTGCGTGTCGTTGGTCGTCGGGGGCCTCTGCAG GCTTCATTTACTATCAAAGAAATCCGCGAGCTCCTTCAACTCCCCAATGTTGCTTTCGACCCCATCTCAAATGATGTGTTTCCTCCCGATGAGGTTGTCGCTGGACTACCCCGGGCTCAGAAGCGACTTATGCAACTTCTTGCCAAAGGCTCAATCAATGATCCTTCCACGGCTACTAAATCTTGGTCGTTGGATTTCCTGCTCTCTCCCGACTCTCTTCACTACTCGCCCACGGACCCGTCCCATCTGACGCATGCCATGTTCGCGCGCAACGAACTTGACCCAGCCGATCCTTACAGTCCAAGCTCTAAAGTGACCGCCCAAATATTACCCAATGGTGAGCGAGCCATGGTCGATTTGCAATCGAGCGTATTCTTCCGAAGTGTGGGCTACAAGTCTCTTGCGTTGCCCGGCATGCAAGATCTGGGAATCGAATTTGATGCTCGGCGAGGAGTCATTCCCAACGATGGGCTCGGTCGAGTGATAAGTCCCTCAGGTATGGGGTCTCTTCAAGACTTGCCCGACGGCTCCATGATCGCCCTTCTGCCCGGCCTTTACTGTGCCGGGTGGGTTAAGCGGGGGCCGACCGGTGTGATTGcctccaccatggccgatgCTTTTACAACGGCAGATTCTGTACTTCACGATTTGACGAGCGAGCAGATCGATCGATCTGGAAACACTGGCCTTGGATGGGAGGGACTTGAACCTGAGGCGGTCCAGCGAGGTCTACGAACCACCTCGTGGCAAGACTGGCAACGCATCGACGCCGCCGAACGGCAGCGAGGACAAGAGCGCGGTAAGATCCGCGAGAAGTTTGGACGTGTCGAAGAAATGCTCGCGGTGCTTGAGTGA
- a CDS encoding Heat-stable 19 kDa antigen has product MNSLLATLSLALASFNIVTAAITPIRSSSASVSYDPVYDNAGSSLNIAACGSVLSRKYPTFGNLPGFPHIGGALTIAGTGSPNCGKCYELHFTGNGVDKSITVLAIDTAPAGFNIGLQAMNDLTDGQAEQLGRVQVTWTEVNAAQCA; this is encoded by the coding sequence ATGAATTCTCTCCTCGCcactctctccctcgccctgGCTTCTTTCAACATCGTCACGGCAGCAATCACGCCTATCAGAAGCAGCTCCGCTTCCGTCTCATACGATCCCGTCTACGACAACGCCGGCTCGTCTCTGAATATCGCAGCCTGTGGCAGTGTGCTGAGTCGAAAGTATCCCACTTTCGGCAACTTGCCGGGTTTCCCCCATATCGGTGGTGCCCTCACCATCGCAGGCACCGGTAGTCCCAATTGTGGAAAATGCTACGAGCTGCACTTCACGGGCAACGGTGTGGATAAATCCATTACGGTCTTGGCTATTGACACTGCGCCTGCGGGCTTCAACATTGGTCTTCAGGCGATGAATGATCTTACGGATGGACAGGCCGAACAGCTGGGTCGGGTTCAAGTCACCTGGACTGAAGTAAATGCTGCCCAATGTGCATGA